A single genomic interval of bacterium harbors:
- a CDS encoding TolC family protein: MRTFLAIVALITGISTVWAEVGPLNLERSVEIALANNHGLLSASKKVASAKEKVWEAKTGFYPIFSLSSSYTRLNEATTVDFQGRSMALSDEGISEAKGIIQQPLFTGGKISSGYKLAKANYEAAKYEYEMVKNELILEVKSAYFGILKALKFQQIAQEAVEQVQAHLKVVGNFYDVGMVAKVDVLKAEVELANVKQNLIRAENGVRLANAAFNQVLAQDQNTPVEIIDILEFRPQTINLDNCIKQAQTMRPELKQIKTTIEVLKQRVKIARSDYYPSVALIGNYDYQKGKKTPIDEWQETWMAAVSVNFTLWDWKARKSRVNQTEANLAAVEEQLLLLKDRILLEVRQGCLGLEEAEKNIGVAQKSIGQAEENLRITKEMYKEGASTTTDVLDAQTLLTQAKTNYYQALYDYNLAWAKLQKAIGRN; encoded by the coding sequence ATGAGAACTTTTTTAGCAATTGTAGCACTTATAACTGGGATTTCCACGGTATGGGCAGAGGTTGGGCCGCTAAACCTGGAGAGAAGTGTTGAGATAGCTCTGGCTAATAATCATGGCCTGCTATCTGCCTCAAAAAAGGTAGCCTCAGCTAAAGAGAAAGTATGGGAGGCTAAAACAGGTTTCTATCCTATCTTTAGCTTATCTTCAAGCTATACCCGATTAAATGAAGCTACTACTGTGGATTTTCAGGGCAGGTCAATGGCTCTGAGTGATGAGGGGATTTCTGAGGCCAAAGGCATCATCCAGCAACCTCTGTTTACCGGCGGTAAAATCTCCTCTGGCTACAAATTGGCTAAGGCTAACTACGAAGCCGCTAAATATGAGTATGAAATGGTGAAAAACGAGCTAATCTTAGAAGTAAAAAGTGCTTATTTTGGTATTTTGAAGGCATTAAAATTTCAGCAAATTGCTCAGGAGGCAGTTGAACAGGTACAAGCCCACCTAAAGGTAGTTGGCAACTTCTATGATGTAGGTATGGTGGCTAAAGTGGATGTGCTAAAGGCAGAGGTGGAATTAGCCAATGTGAAGCAAAACCTAATTCGGGCAGAAAATGGGGTTAGGCTGGCTAATGCAGCATTTAATCAGGTGCTGGCACAGGACCAGAACACTCCGGTTGAGATTATTGACATCCTGGAGTTTAGGCCCCAAACTATAAATCTGGATAACTGTATCAAGCAGGCTCAAACAATGCGGCCAGAATTAAAGCAGATAAAAACTACCATTGAGGTTCTAAAACAAAGAGTGAAGATAGCCAGGAGCGACTATTACCCATCAGTTGCTCTGATAGGAAATTATGACTATCAAAAGGGGAAAAAAACACCGATTGATGAGTGGCAAGAAACCTGGATGGCAGCCGTTTCAGTAAACTTTACTCTATGGGACTGGAAGGCAAGAAAATCCAGGGTCAATCAGACAGAAGCTAATCTGGCAGCCGTAGAAGAGCAGTTGCTTCTCCTAAAAGACAGAATCTTGCTGGAAGTCAGACAGGGATGCCTTGGTTTAGAAGAGGCGGAAAAGAACATTGGCGTTGCCCAAAAGTCTATTGGACAGGCAGAGGAAAACCTACGCATTACCAAAGAGATGTACAAAGAAGGAGCCTCTACTACTACTGATGTGTTAGATGCACAGACCTTACTAACTCAAGCAAAAACTAATTACTATCAGGCATTGTATGATTATAACTTAGCCTGGGCAAAATTACAAAAAGCCATTGGGAGGAATTAA
- a CDS encoding TetR/AcrR family transcriptional regulator, whose product MELHVSVGKREAKRQEKDEQILQAAMTVFSRDGYYKADVDEIAALAQVGKGTVYRHFESKKGLFLGVVEWGIRIMKDTILEATKDIDSPIKKTTLAISAYLDFFESHRAFYRVLVQETTEFREEVEKIFREKYLPHICLIEKELNKGVKNGVIKDINTSSAAYALIGLTNAIIYKWLVNDEKYPLNNELDTILEIWLRGVIKE is encoded by the coding sequence AACAAATACTCCAGGCAGCTATGACCGTTTTCTCAAGAGATGGTTATTATAAAGCAGATGTGGATGAAATTGCTGCCTTAGCTCAAGTAGGTAAAGGCACTGTGTATCGCCATTTTGAAAGCAAAAAGGGTCTATTTTTAGGTGTAGTAGAATGGGGCATTAGAATTATGAAGGATACTATACTTGAGGCTACTAAAGATATTGATTCTCCTATCAAAAAGACAACTCTGGCTATTTCTGCCTATTTAGACTTCTTTGAGAGCCATAGAGCTTTTTATCGCGTCCTGGTTCAGGAAACAACTGAGTTTAGAGAGGAAGTTGAGAAGATATTCAGAGAAAAGTATCTACCACACATCTGTCTAATAGAAAAAGAGCTTAACAAAGGGGTAAAAAATGGGGTAATAAAAGACATCAACACCTCAAGCGCTGCTTATGCTTTAATTGGGCTAACTAACGCCATAATCTACAAATGGCTGGTAAACGATGAAAAATACCCACTTAATAATGAACTGGATACTATATTAGAGATATGGCTTAGGGGGGTGATAAAAGAATGA